The Nocardia terpenica nucleotide sequence AACAAATTGGGAACCAACATGTTTACCCCCTACCACTGCGACCACCCCACCCCACGGCCCGCCTCCGCACACCGCCCACACGCCGCCCCCGCGCCGCCCGCACGCCGCCACACCGACTCGCCGCATCGGCCCGCGCACCGCCGCGCGGCGCGGCGCGGGACCGGAACGGCCCGGTTCATCCGCTCGGGGGGATACCGGTTACCACTTGCGCGCGCGGCACACTAGACTCTCCCACCGCGCCCCTATAGCTCAGTTGGTAGAGCTACGGACTTTTAATCCGCAGGTCCCAGGTTCGAGCCCTGGTGGGGGCACCTTTTCGGTGGCGGGCCGGAGCCGGTGGGGCTCCGGCCCGCCGTCGTGTCCGGTGGTCTCGCACAACGGTTCCGGTGATGTCCTGGCAAATCCGGACACCGGGCGCGGTGCGGTCGCCTACTGTGGGCTCGTCCGGTGGCCACCGGACACCCCGATGAGAGAGGCGGAGCTATGACTTCCTTCGATGACCTGCTCTCCCAAGTCCCGATCGGGCAGATCGCCGCGAAGCTCGGCGTCGACGAGGCGACCGCGTCCGACGCCGTACACAAGGCCCTACCCGCCCTGCTGGGCGGGCTTCAGGCACGAACCGGCAACCAACAGCAGAACCAGGCGGTGCAGGGCCTGATCGATCAGCATCAGGAGGGCGGCCTGCTCGACGGCGGCGTCGACATCGATCAGGTCGACACCAAGGCCGGGGCCGAGATCGTCGACGACGTCTTCGGCGAGGAGAAGAACACCGTCATCAACGCGCTCGGCGAGACCGGAAGCGGCGGAAACGATCTGGTCGCCAAGGTGATGCCGATCCTCGCCCCGATCGTG carries:
- a CDS encoding DUF937 domain-containing protein, with the protein product MTSFDDLLSQVPIGQIAAKLGVDEATASDAVHKALPALLGGLQARTGNQQQNQAVQGLIDQHQEGGLLDGGVDIDQVDTKAGAEIVDDVFGEEKNTVINALGETGSGGNDLVAKVMPILAPIVLAYLGKQMLGGKSGEAAEAGDRSAASGGPLGDLLGGLLGGASKSGGIGGALSEALGKDAGSTLGKVLGGLFGKR